A region of Propionispora hippei DSM 15287 DNA encodes the following proteins:
- a CDS encoding acyltransferase has product MEQDYFVHESSYVDQPCRIGSGTKIWHFTHVMANSVIGENCNIGQNVVISPEVVLGNNVKIQNNVSVYTGVICEDDVFLGPSCVFTNVINPRSHVSRKAEYRETLLCRGASIGANATIVCGHRIGRYAFIGAGAVVTKDVPDYALLVGNPARQRGWVCQCGEKLSFQETTAACQACGAQYHLEAGCVKEVSI; this is encoded by the coding sequence ATGGAACAGGATTATTTTGTGCATGAGTCCAGCTATGTAGATCAGCCCTGCCGGATCGGCAGTGGCACAAAGATATGGCATTTCACTCACGTCATGGCTAATTCGGTGATTGGTGAAAATTGCAATATCGGACAGAATGTGGTGATCTCGCCGGAGGTCGTACTGGGGAACAACGTAAAGATTCAAAATAACGTGTCAGTATATACCGGCGTGATTTGTGAGGATGATGTGTTCCTCGGGCCTTCCTGTGTGTTTACCAATGTGATTAATCCGCGCAGTCATGTCAGTCGTAAGGCTGAGTATAGGGAAACTTTGCTTTGCCGCGGTGCCTCGATCGGGGCCAATGCGACCATTGTCTGCGGTCACCGGATCGGACGGTACGCTTTTATCGGCGCTGGTGCGGTAGTCACTAAGGATGTTCCCGACTATGCTCTCTTGGTTGGTAATCCGGCCAGGCAGCGAGGCTGGGTTTGCCAGTGCGGCGAAAAACTTTCCTTCCAAGAAACAACGGCTGCCTGTCAGGCTTGCGGTGCACAATATCACCTGGAAGCGGGCTGCGTGAAGGAAGTGAGTATATGA
- a CDS encoding nucleotide sugar dehydrogenase, which translates to MKKQSILTKIKDKTAHLGVIGLGYVGLPLAVEKAKAGYTTIGFDVQDQKVDMVNRGENYIGDIVPDELRQVVKAGKLKATKDFSFIREVDCVAICVPTPLDIYQQPDISYVVQSTAALAEYLHPGMLIVLESTTYPGTTEEVVKPLLEKSGLIVGKDIFLAFSPERVDPGNQFYNTKNTPKVVGGISPACTEVAAALYESILEGKVHRVSSPAVAEMEKILENTYRNINIGLANEMAILCHKMGIDVWEVIDAAKSKPYGFQAFYPGPGVGGHCIPIDPFYLTWKAREYGYHTRLIETAGEINNYMPEFVLERSMKLLNRSGKALKNARILVLGVAYKQDIDDCRQSPALDVIALLERYGANVVYHDPFVASFTYKGKDYQSAELTAESLQAADLVLLTTMHTGFDYDFIQRHAALIFDTKNAFKAVTERDNIERL; encoded by the coding sequence ATGAAAAAGCAAAGTATATTGACTAAAATTAAAGATAAAACAGCTCATCTAGGGGTAATCGGGTTAGGCTATGTAGGGTTGCCGCTGGCAGTAGAAAAAGCGAAGGCCGGCTACACTACTATTGGTTTCGATGTACAGGACCAGAAAGTGGACATGGTCAACCGGGGCGAAAACTATATTGGTGATATTGTACCTGATGAGCTGCGCCAGGTGGTAAAGGCCGGCAAGCTGAAGGCCACCAAGGACTTTTCCTTTATCCGGGAAGTTGATTGTGTGGCTATTTGTGTTCCCACGCCGCTTGACATTTATCAGCAGCCCGACATTTCCTATGTGGTGCAGTCCACGGCGGCCTTGGCCGAATACCTGCATCCCGGCATGCTGATTGTCCTGGAAAGCACTACCTATCCCGGTACGACGGAGGAAGTGGTAAAGCCGCTGCTGGAAAAGTCCGGGCTGATTGTCGGGAAGGATATTTTTCTGGCCTTTTCGCCGGAACGGGTTGATCCAGGCAATCAATTTTACAATACAAAGAACACTCCGAAGGTGGTCGGGGGGATTAGCCCGGCTTGTACCGAAGTGGCGGCAGCGCTTTATGAAAGCATTTTGGAAGGGAAAGTCCACCGTGTTTCCAGCCCGGCCGTGGCGGAGATGGAAAAGATTCTGGAAAATACTTACCGGAATATCAATATCGGTTTAGCCAATGAAATGGCTATTCTCTGCCATAAGATGGGGATTGACGTTTGGGAAGTTATTGATGCGGCCAAAAGCAAGCCCTACGGTTTTCAGGCCTTTTATCCGGGGCCTGGCGTTGGCGGGCACTGCATACCGATCGACCCGTTTTATCTGACCTGGAAGGCCCGGGAATACGGCTATCATACCCGTCTGATCGAAACGGCGGGAGAAATCAACAATTACATGCCGGAATTTGTCCTGGAGCGCAGCATGAAACTGCTGAACCGCTCTGGCAAGGCTTTAAAGAATGCTCGTATTCTGGTGTTAGGTGTGGCTTATAAGCAGGACATTGATGACTGCCGCCAATCGCCGGCGCTGGATGTGATCGCTCTGCTGGAACGGTACGGGGCTAATGTGGTTTATCACGACCCCTTTGTTGCCAGCTTTACTTACAAAGGGAAAGACTATCAGTCCGCAGAGCTGACGGCGGAGAGTCTGCAAGCTGCCGATTTGGTGCTGCTCACTACCATGCACACCGGCTTTGATTATGACTTTATTCAGCGCCATGCCGCTCTGATTTTTGATACTAAAAATGCCTTCAAGGCTGTGACGGAACGGGACAACATTGAAAGATTATAG
- a CDS encoding Gfo/Idh/MocA family protein, producing the protein MEKLSFAVVGCGRISYKHIEALVKNEPQAVLTAVCDELADRAENKASEYVTALRQEKKQPALPAVYTDYRQLLAECPVDVVVIATESGKHAEQALAALEAGKHVIVEKPMALSVADADRMIATAALKGVKLCVAHQNRFNLPVQKLRQAVEAGRFGRIIAGNARILWNRNQNYYEQAPWRGTYEQDGGCLMNQCIHNIDLLQWMLGGEMQEIQAMLGNYVHPYIEAEDYGSIQIRFQNGAIGNVEGTVCVYPRNLEETLTVLGEKGTVVIGGTALNEVKVWQFADGLDDLAQVQAACNKQIESVYGWGHVPLYADMIDSIHTGREPLVNGTEGKKGMSIILHAYRAAQQGRAVVYGSQREQLSCAALKGSLPKL; encoded by the coding sequence ATGGAAAAGCTAAGCTTTGCCGTTGTTGGCTGCGGCCGGATTTCGTACAAGCATATTGAGGCATTAGTGAAGAATGAACCGCAGGCCGTACTGACGGCAGTGTGTGACGAACTGGCCGACCGGGCGGAAAACAAAGCCAGCGAGTATGTAACGGCCCTGCGGCAGGAAAAAAAGCAGCCAGCCCTGCCTGCGGTATATACCGATTATCGGCAACTGTTGGCCGAGTGTCCGGTGGATGTGGTGGTGATCGCCACCGAATCGGGGAAACATGCTGAGCAAGCCTTAGCGGCTCTGGAAGCAGGCAAGCATGTCATTGTGGAAAAACCGATGGCCCTGTCGGTAGCTGATGCCGACAGGATGATTGCCACTGCTGCTTTGAAAGGCGTCAAACTCTGCGTGGCCCATCAAAATCGCTTCAATCTGCCGGTGCAGAAGCTGCGTCAGGCGGTGGAAGCGGGCCGTTTTGGCCGGATTATCGCCGGCAATGCCCGGATATTGTGGAACCGCAACCAAAACTATTACGAACAGGCGCCCTGGCGGGGGACCTATGAGCAGGACGGCGGTTGTCTAATGAACCAGTGCATCCATAATATTGATTTGCTGCAATGGATGCTGGGCGGTGAAATGCAGGAAATACAGGCTATGCTTGGCAATTATGTTCATCCCTATATTGAAGCTGAGGATTATGGCAGCATTCAGATCCGTTTTCAAAACGGTGCGATCGGCAATGTGGAGGGCACGGTCTGCGTGTATCCCCGCAATTTGGAGGAAACCCTGACGGTGCTGGGAGAAAAAGGCACTGTCGTGATTGGCGGGACGGCGCTTAATGAGGTGAAGGTCTGGCAGTTTGCCGACGGGCTGGATGATTTGGCCCAGGTGCAGGCTGCCTGCAATAAACAAATTGAGAGTGTCTATGGCTGGGGCCATGTGCCTTTGTATGCCGATATGATTGACAGCATTCATACCGGCCGGGAGCCGCTGGTTAACGGCACGGAAGGTAAAAAGGGCATGTCCATTATCCTGCATGCCTATCGGGCGGCTCAGCAGGGAAGGGCCGTTGTCTACGGCTCTCAGCGTGAACAATTGAGTTGTGCTGCCCTGAAGGGAAGTTTGCCTAAACTTTAA
- a CDS encoding zinc-ribbon domain containing protein: MAFQDKTLKCKDCGSDFIFTTGEQEFYAEKGFENEPARCRDCRDAKKRSREGGESQGAQREMHEAVCAECGVTTKVPFKPRNDRPIYCRDCFNAKKSY; this comes from the coding sequence ATGGCGTTCCAGGACAAAACTCTAAAATGCAAGGACTGTGGGAGTGACTTTATCTTTACGACCGGTGAACAAGAGTTTTATGCAGAAAAAGGGTTTGAAAATGAACCGGCGCGTTGCCGCGATTGCCGCGATGCGAAGAAAAGAAGCCGTGAAGGCGGTGAAAGCCAGGGAGCTCAACGGGAAATGCATGAAGCCGTATGTGCAGAATGCGGTGTGACTACAAAAGTACCGTTTAAACCTCGCAATGATCGTCCTATTTACTGCCGCGATTGCTTTAACGCAAAAAAATCATATTAA
- a CDS encoding basic amino acid ABC transporter substrate-binding protein, with product MSKKLIAGLMLSACVLALGLAGCGGQKAAGPAKETVLKVGSDTAYAPFEFQDEKSKEYVGFDMDLIQAIGKQIGAKVEVQSMNFDGLIPALEAGNIDAAISAMTITEERAQKVNFSKPYYKSGLTIVVKSDNNVIKGFKDLEGKKIAVQIGTTGADEAKKVKDAQIREFNTAPEAFMELKAGGVDAVINDRPVNDYYIKEAGGKDAKQVGDPLTSEDYGIAVAKKNTELAEKINKAIDELKKNGEFDKIYQKWFGTKS from the coding sequence TTGTCGAAGAAATTGATTGCAGGTTTGATGTTAAGTGCGTGCGTACTGGCCTTAGGGCTTGCGGGCTGTGGCGGCCAGAAAGCGGCGGGACCGGCTAAGGAAACCGTGTTGAAGGTAGGCTCCGATACCGCTTACGCACCATTTGAGTTTCAGGATGAAAAGAGCAAGGAATATGTCGGTTTTGACATGGATTTAATCCAGGCTATTGGCAAACAGATAGGAGCCAAGGTAGAGGTACAGAGTATGAACTTTGACGGTTTGATTCCAGCCTTGGAAGCAGGCAATATTGATGCCGCTATTTCCGCCATGACCATTACGGAAGAACGCGCCCAGAAGGTGAATTTCAGCAAACCCTATTATAAATCAGGGTTGACGATTGTTGTAAAGAGCGATAACAATGTTATCAAAGGCTTTAAAGATCTGGAAGGCAAGAAGATCGCCGTACAAATCGGCACGACCGGTGCTGACGAAGCTAAGAAAGTAAAAGACGCTCAGATCCGCGAATTTAATACGGCGCCTGAAGCGTTCATGGAATTGAAAGCCGGCGGTGTAGATGCCGTAATCAATGACCGGCCGGTTAACGACTATTACATTAAAGAAGCCGGCGGTAAAGACGCTAAGCAAGTAGGCGATCCTTTGACTTCGGAAGACTATGGTATTGCCGTGGCCAAGAAGAACACCGAATTGGCTGAAAAAATCAATAAGGCCATTGATGAACTCAAGAAAAACGGTGAGTTTGATAAAATCTATCAAAAATGGTTTGGTACCAAATCCTAG
- a CDS encoding basic amino acid ABC transporter substrate-binding protein gives MSKKTIVYVVVAALVALFGLAGCGGQKPAANEGKTAVLKVGTEPSFAPFEFQDEKSKDYAGFDMDLIRAIGKQMGAEVEIQSMGFDGLIPALEAGNIDVAVSGMTITEERTQKVNFSKPYYKSGLTVVVKTGNSSIKGFGDLEGKKIGAQIGTTGAEEAKKIKNAQVREFNTPPEAFMELKAGGVDAVINDKPVNDYFMKETGSKDAQQVGEPLTAEDYGIAMSKKNTELADKINKALDELKQNGEYDKIYEKWFGKKP, from the coding sequence GTGTCTAAAAAAACAATTGTATATGTAGTCGTGGCTGCTTTGGTGGCGCTGTTCGGTCTCGCTGGCTGCGGCGGACAAAAGCCGGCGGCCAACGAGGGCAAGACTGCTGTCTTAAAAGTGGGAACGGAGCCAAGTTTTGCGCCGTTTGAGTTTCAGGATGAAAAAAGCAAGGACTATGCAGGTTTCGACATGGACCTGATCAGAGCGATCGGCAAACAAATGGGTGCGGAAGTGGAAATTCAGAGCATGGGCTTTGACGGTTTGATTCCGGCTTTGGAGGCTGGTAACATCGATGTGGCTGTTTCCGGTATGACAATCACTGAGGAACGGACTCAAAAGGTGAACTTCTCCAAGCCGTATTACAAATCCGGTTTGACCGTTGTGGTTAAAACAGGCAACAGTTCGATTAAAGGCTTTGGCGATCTGGAAGGTAAGAAGATTGGCGCTCAGATCGGTACGACCGGGGCGGAAGAAGCCAAGAAAATAAAAAATGCGCAGGTTCGTGAATTCAACACTCCGCCTGAGGCGTTTATGGAATTAAAAGCCGGCGGTGTGGATGCCGTGATCAATGATAAACCGGTCAATGATTATTTTATGAAAGAAACCGGCAGCAAGGATGCCCAGCAGGTTGGCGAACCGTTGACCGCTGAGGATTATGGTATAGCCATGTCCAAGAAAAATACCGAGCTTGCTGACAAGATCAACAAGGCGTTGGATGAACTGAAACAAAATGGCGAGTATGACAAGATCTATGAAAAATGGTTTGGCAAAAAACCGTAA
- a CDS encoding amino acid ABC transporter permease has product MNFDFNLVLNSFPLLLLGAGVTLQISLLSVGFGFFIGMFVGMARLSKIWAVKTLSLIYVDFIRGTPLLVQIFIIYFALPIVAGQRIDPFVAAITACSINSGAYVAEIFRAGIQSIDRGQMEAGRSLGMTWGQTMRYIILPQAFKRIIPPLGNEFIAMLKDSSLVSVIGFEELTRRGQLIIARTYGSFEIWLTVAFIYLIMTLTISRLVDYLERRYKIDDKH; this is encoded by the coding sequence ATGAATTTTGATTTTAATTTGGTGCTAAACTCCTTTCCGCTGCTGTTGCTAGGGGCTGGCGTAACGCTGCAGATCAGCCTGCTCAGTGTCGGCTTTGGTTTTTTCATCGGGATGTTTGTCGGCATGGCCCGTCTGTCCAAAATCTGGGCGGTTAAGACGTTGTCCCTGATTTATGTTGACTTTATCAGAGGAACGCCGTTGCTGGTTCAGATCTTTATTATTTATTTCGCGCTGCCTATTGTGGCAGGGCAGCGGATTGACCCGTTCGTCGCCGCGATAACGGCCTGTAGTATTAACAGCGGGGCCTATGTGGCGGAAATATTCCGGGCCGGTATTCAGTCGATCGACCGTGGGCAGATGGAAGCCGGTCGCTCGCTGGGCATGACCTGGGGTCAAACGATGCGTTATATTATTCTGCCGCAGGCCTTTAAGCGCATTATTCCGCCGTTGGGCAACGAGTTTATTGCCATGCTGAAAGACTCCTCCCTGGTCTCCGTAATCGGCTTTGAAGAATTGACCCGCCGCGGCCAGCTGATTATTGCCCGCACCTACGGTTCGTTTGAGATTTGGCTCACCGTGGCGTTTATTTATTTGATTATGACCCTGACGATTTCCCGCCTGGTGGATTATCTGGAGCGGAGGTATAAGATTGATGATAAACATTAA
- a CDS encoding amino acid ABC transporter ATP-binding protein, translating into MINIKQVHKKFGKLHVLKGIDAHVKEREVVVIIGPSGSGKSTLLRCINYLEQPTEGEIIVDKIPLTNEANINKVREEVGMVFQRFNLFPHMTVLENIMLAPVKVRKTAKEEARQIALDLLVKVGLADKANAYPEQLSGGQQQRVAIARALAMRPKVMLFDEPTSALDPEMINEVLDVMKALAREGMTMVVVTHEMGFAREVGDRVIFMDEGRIVEEGTPEAFFNGAKEERTKTFLSKIL; encoded by the coding sequence ATGATAAACATTAAACAGGTGCATAAAAAATTCGGCAAGCTTCACGTTTTGAAGGGCATTGACGCCCATGTAAAAGAACGCGAGGTGGTTGTGATTATCGGACCCAGCGGTTCCGGTAAAAGCACGCTGCTGCGCTGTATTAATTATTTGGAGCAGCCTACGGAAGGCGAAATTATCGTGGATAAAATCCCTTTGACCAATGAGGCCAATATCAACAAGGTGCGGGAAGAAGTGGGGATGGTGTTCCAGCGCTTCAACCTGTTTCCCCATATGACAGTGCTGGAAAACATTATGCTGGCGCCGGTTAAGGTGCGTAAGACCGCCAAAGAAGAAGCCCGGCAGATTGCGCTGGATCTCTTGGTTAAAGTGGGCTTGGCGGACAAAGCCAACGCCTATCCGGAGCAGCTTTCCGGCGGACAGCAGCAGCGGGTGGCGATTGCCAGGGCGCTGGCCATGCGCCCGAAGGTTATGTTATTCGATGAGCCAACCTCGGCGCTGGACCCGGAAATGATCAACGAGGTGCTGGACGTTATGAAAGCGCTGGCCCGTGAGGGAATGACCATGGTGGTGGTTACTCATGAAATGGGCTTTGCCCGTGAAGTCGGCGACCGGGTCATCTTCATGGACGAAGGCCGGATCGTGGAAGAAGGCACACCGGAGGCTTTTTTCAACGGTGCCAAGGAAGAGCGGACTAAAACCTTTTTATCGAAGATTTTGTAA
- a CDS encoding cold shock domain-containing protein has product MIGKVKWFSAEKGYGFIEREDGGDVFVHFSAIQDQGFKTLAEGQQVEFDIVDGARGPQAANVLKA; this is encoded by the coding sequence ATGATTGGTAAAGTTAAATGGTTTAGTGCAGAAAAAGGCTATGGCTTCATTGAAAGAGAAGATGGCGGCGACGTTTTCGTTCATTTTTCTGCTATTCAAGACCAGGGCTTTAAAACCTTGGCCGAAGGTCAACAAGTTGAGTTTGATATTGTAGACGGAGCTCGCGGACCTCAAGCGGCTAACGTTCTTAAAGCATAA
- a CDS encoding polysaccharide deacetylase family protein, whose product MLKRTLQMSLSLCIALIFFTGTALAAYQNGIPVLLYHHIERVPGEDPELGVSPAAFDAQLAKLKAAGFTTISLDDFYAYMRHLPVKLPEKPLLITFDDGYEDNYTEAAPLLQKYGFQAVLFMVGVNVDRPDRLSAAQIRDMNKQGWNIAAHTMTHPDLTRLDKNSLAWELGGSKRTIERLTRQTAGFLAYPGGFYDLPVYQATQAAGYQGAFTVLTGLNNPDRDNLYLLRRIPIFKSTDFDTILTRLIANQSKASLFDYSEELPKEQQK is encoded by the coding sequence TTGCTGAAGCGAACCTTGCAAATGAGTTTATCGCTATGTATAGCACTTATTTTTTTTACCGGTACAGCTCTGGCAGCTTACCAAAACGGTATTCCTGTCCTGCTCTACCATCATATTGAACGCGTGCCCGGCGAGGACCCGGAGTTGGGCGTTTCGCCTGCCGCCTTCGATGCGCAGTTGGCCAAGCTGAAGGCTGCCGGTTTTACCACCATCTCGTTGGATGATTTCTATGCCTATATGCGGCACCTGCCGGTCAAGCTGCCGGAGAAGCCGCTGCTGATTACCTTTGATGACGGCTATGAGGATAACTATACCGAGGCGGCGCCGCTGCTACAGAAATATGGCTTTCAGGCCGTACTGTTTATGGTTGGCGTTAATGTCGACAGACCTGATCGCCTGTCTGCCGCTCAAATTCGTGACATGAATAAGCAAGGCTGGAACATCGCCGCTCATACCATGACTCATCCTGACTTGACCAGACTGGACAAAAACTCGCTGGCCTGGGAACTGGGCGGCAGTAAACGGACAATAGAACGGTTAACCCGTCAAACGGCCGGCTTTCTTGCCTATCCTGGCGGTTTTTATGATTTGCCCGTATACCAGGCGACTCAGGCGGCCGGTTATCAGGGGGCGTTTACCGTGCTGACCGGGCTGAATAATCCGGATCGGGACAATCTCTACCTTTTGCGGCGCATTCCTATTTTTAAGTCGACTGATTTTGACACCATTCTGACCCGGTTGATTGCCAATCAGTCTAAGGCCTCTTTATTTGACTACAGTGAGGAACTTCCCAAGGAACAACAAAAATAA
- the hpf gene encoding ribosome hibernation-promoting factor, HPF/YfiA family translates to MAINVRGKNIEITPALKEYVAKRVGKVTKYFETLGEITVVLTVEKGRHIVEVTVPINGMLLRGEEATADMYASIDLVIEKLEKQIEKYKTKLARKLRGGIFKGEFAAAAPAVPDAVEHEELKVVKTKRFAVKPMNVEEAILQMNLINHDFYVFSNAQTEEVNVIYRRKDGKYGLIEPEF, encoded by the coding sequence ATGGCAATAAATGTACGAGGTAAAAACATTGAAATTACGCCGGCCTTAAAAGAGTACGTAGCGAAACGTGTCGGTAAAGTGACGAAGTATTTTGAAACACTAGGTGAAATTACTGTTGTCCTCACTGTGGAAAAGGGACGTCATATCGTGGAAGTGACCGTGCCGATTAACGGCATGCTGCTCAGAGGAGAAGAAGCCACCGCCGATATGTATGCCTCGATTGATCTGGTAATTGAAAAATTAGAAAAACAAATTGAAAAATATAAAACCAAACTGGCCCGCAAACTGCGCGGTGGAATCTTCAAAGGCGAATTTGCGGCAGCGGCTCCGGCGGTACCGGACGCGGTGGAGCACGAAGAGCTGAAGGTAGTGAAAACCAAGCGCTTTGCCGTGAAACCGATGAATGTGGAGGAAGCCATTCTGCAGATGAATCTGATCAATCATGACTTCTATGTATTCAGTAATGCCCAGACCGAGGAAGTCAACGTTATCTACCGCCGCAAGGACGGGAAATACGGCTTGATTGAACCGGAGTTCTAA
- a CDS encoding [FeFe] hydrogenase, group A, whose translation MTGFQQSEHTEIIQIDRKKCKGCDSCKQFCPTNSIEGKYGTTHHINNETCISCGQCLINCPFGAIQDLVDPVDTVIAKLRDPAVTVVASNAPSVRVAIGEEFGMPPGTLATKKLYGAMKQAGFKVIDTNFAADNTIMEEGMELVAKIRQQVLGEPSEHPLGPLPQFTSCCPAWVRFAELNYPEILPHLSSAKSPLMMAGVVAKTYGARDIWQVKPDNMYVVGIMPCTAKKFEVSRPEFHSAADYWQTQGAASEYPDVDTVLTTRDLARLFRKLHIDFAAITEWSDEDNPLAQYSGAGAIFGVTGGVMEAALRTASFVITGKEMTNLEYTPVRGLQGVKEAEVVLTDAKTGKDIHLKVAVVHGIKANLRPVAEAVAAGTSPYHFIEVMNCPGGCINGGGQPINPMGTSWIDKYRALLPWT comes from the coding sequence GTGACTGGATTTCAGCAAAGTGAACATACGGAGATCATTCAGATTGACCGTAAAAAATGTAAAGGATGCGATTCGTGCAAGCAGTTTTGCCCGACCAATTCCATTGAGGGCAAGTACGGCACGACGCATCATATTAATAATGAAACCTGTATTTCCTGTGGACAATGCTTGATCAACTGTCCTTTCGGGGCCATTCAGGATTTGGTGGACCCGGTAGATACGGTTATCGCCAAGCTGAGGGACCCGGCGGTGACGGTGGTGGCGTCTAATGCGCCGTCGGTCAGAGTGGCTATCGGTGAGGAATTCGGAATGCCTCCCGGCACACTGGCGACGAAGAAACTTTATGGCGCAATGAAGCAGGCCGGCTTCAAAGTGATTGACACCAACTTCGCTGCCGATAACACTATCATGGAAGAAGGCATGGAACTGGTGGCGAAGATCCGTCAGCAGGTGCTGGGTGAACCGTCGGAGCATCCCTTGGGACCGCTGCCCCAGTTTACCTCCTGTTGTCCGGCCTGGGTGCGATTTGCCGAACTGAATTATCCTGAAATCTTACCGCACCTTTCGTCAGCCAAATCACCGCTGATGATGGCCGGAGTGGTCGCCAAAACCTACGGAGCCAGAGATATCTGGCAGGTTAAGCCTGATAACATGTATGTAGTAGGCATCATGCCCTGTACGGCGAAAAAATTCGAAGTATCCCGTCCGGAATTTCACAGTGCCGCCGACTATTGGCAAACACAAGGCGCGGCCTCAGAATATCCCGATGTTGATACCGTACTGACAACAAGGGATTTGGCACGATTGTTCCGTAAATTGCATATTGACTTCGCGGCAATAACAGAGTGGTCCGATGAAGATAATCCCCTGGCACAGTATAGCGGCGCAGGTGCTATATTTGGTGTGACCGGGGGCGTTATGGAGGCGGCACTACGGACCGCCTCCTTTGTTATTACCGGGAAGGAAATGACCAATCTGGAGTATACACCGGTCCGCGGCCTGCAGGGTGTCAAGGAGGCGGAAGTCGTACTGACTGATGCCAAGACCGGTAAGGACATCCATCTTAAGGTAGCTGTCGTCCATGGTATCAAGGCTAATCTTCGGCCGGTTGCCGAGGCTGTGGCGGCGGGAACCTCGCCCTACCATTTCATTGAAGTAATGAACTGTCCCGGCGGTTGCATCAATGGCGGCGGACAGCCGATCAACCCGATGGGAACTTCCTGGATAGACAAGTATCGGGCCTTGTTGCCCTGGACCTAA
- a CDS encoding iron hydrogenase small subunit, with amino-acid sequence MARYDYVEKTVKITRREFLAATGVASAFLWSGAYVVTDLVQDRSKYIKLRTQGLYRDDVKAKVRQSHNNQALTNMYEKFAGKPLGPLAEELLHTRYIDRTKLV; translated from the coding sequence ATGGCACGGTATGATTATGTGGAAAAAACGGTAAAAATAACGCGGCGGGAGTTTCTGGCCGCCACCGGCGTGGCCAGTGCGTTTCTGTGGAGCGGCGCTTATGTGGTCACCGATTTGGTGCAGGACCGGAGCAAATACATCAAACTGCGCACCCAGGGACTGTATAGGGATGATGTAAAAGCCAAGGTACGGCAGAGCCATAACAACCAGGCGCTGACCAACATGTACGAAAAATTTGCCGGCAAGCCGCTGGGACCTTTAGCGGAGGAGTTGCTGCATACCCGGTATATTGACCGGACTAAATTAGTCTAA
- a CDS encoding cytochrome b/b6 domain-containing protein — protein MNHHKEEHARVLKHRWPSRLFHWGLVIGFLPAAITGLIIWQKPGSEEFVNLAMRIHIVSAAILTISAFTFMFTGFDRIVAFFRLVLSWSRHDLEWLKIGGGYPHKILLGREVPVMPMDKLNSGQKLMGVIMLVGGAFLTASGWLLYSFIPFFPKLFVYWVEFGHLWIGLAMTACLVGHMFLGIYNQGEFKAMFGDGTQPLSEVKHHNPLWVAHKIERVTGKTTEEPMEKGA, from the coding sequence GTGAACCATCATAAGGAAGAACATGCCCGGGTATTAAAACATCGCTGGCCGTCGCGGCTGTTTCACTGGGGTCTGGTGATCGGCTTTTTGCCGGCAGCCATAACCGGCCTGATTATCTGGCAGAAGCCCGGCAGTGAGGAATTTGTCAATTTGGCCATGCGGATTCATATTGTCAGTGCGGCCATTCTGACCATATCGGCCTTTACGTTTATGTTTACCGGCTTTGACCGCATTGTGGCTTTTTTTCGGCTGGTCCTGTCCTGGAGCCGTCACGATCTGGAGTGGCTGAAAATTGGCGGCGGCTATCCCCACAAAATCCTATTGGGCCGGGAAGTCCCGGTGATGCCGATGGATAAGCTGAATTCGGGCCAGAAGCTGATGGGAGTAATTATGCTGGTTGGCGGTGCCTTCCTGACGGCTAGCGGCTGGCTGCTGTACTCGTTTATTCCCTTTTTCCCCAAGCTGTTTGTCTATTGGGTCGAATTCGGTCATTTATGGATCGGGCTGGCCATGACGGCCTGCCTGGTGGGACATATGTTTCTGGGCATCTACAATCAGGGCGAATTTAAGGCTATGTTTGGCGACGGGACCCAGCCGCTTTCCGAAGTAAAACACCACAATCCTCTGTGGGTGGCTCACAAAATCGAACGGGTAACGGGCAAAACTACAGAGGAGCCCATGGAAAAGGGAGCCTGA